The following proteins are co-located in the Candidatus Accumulibacter cognatus genome:
- a CDS encoding ABC transporter ATP-binding protein, whose amino-acid sequence MLTVSGLSKRYPGASRPLFGALDFRIAAGEIVALVGESGVGKSTLLNCIAGLESADRGAICIGSQALDIVRLDETARAALRARHIGFVFQAFHVLPTLNVAQNISVPLLLCGVPAGEHAARTQALLERVGLAGFGERWPASLSGGELQRVAIARALVHQPALILADEPTGNLDPRTAGEVLSLLLERVREQQASALIVTHSQLLAQCCDRILTLTPDGLK is encoded by the coding sequence ATGCTGACCGTTAGCGGTCTTTCCAAGCGTTACCCAGGAGCCAGCCGGCCGCTGTTCGGTGCGCTCGATTTCCGCATCGCGGCAGGCGAGATCGTGGCCCTGGTCGGCGAATCGGGCGTAGGCAAGAGCACGCTGCTGAACTGCATCGCCGGCCTCGAGAGCGCCGACCGCGGCGCGATTTGCATTGGCTCGCAGGCCCTGGACATCGTCCGGCTCGATGAAACTGCCCGGGCGGCGCTGCGGGCGCGGCACATCGGCTTCGTCTTTCAGGCATTTCATGTGCTGCCGACGCTGAATGTGGCGCAGAACATCAGCGTGCCGCTGCTGCTTTGCGGCGTGCCGGCCGGCGAACACGCAGCTCGCACGCAGGCGCTGCTCGAACGCGTCGGACTGGCCGGTTTCGGCGAACGCTGGCCGGCGTCGCTGTCGGGCGGCGAGCTGCAGCGGGTGGCGATTGCGCGCGCGCTGGTGCACCAGCCGGCGCTGATCCTGGCCGACGAGCCGACCGGCAACCTCGATCCGCGCACCGCCGGCGAGGTGCTGTCGCTGCTGCTCGAAAGAGTCCGCGAGCAGCAGGCCAGCGCGCTGATCGTCACCCATTCGCAGCTGCTTGCGCAGTGCTGCGACCGCATCCTGACGCTGACGCCGGACGGCCTGAAATGA
- a CDS encoding DUF3391 domain-containing protein translates to MSSNPDEATPQEGEIRIDASQLRPGVHVRLPVSWVKHQFMFSSFVIENEEQVRLIAAMKLPQLFCDPARCKVPPRPLQEVAAVDHDAELAAQAERESLAALEAARMDASRERERMMEGLRQRLVKAGQLHHKAAATVSSAIRNFGTSPRQSVKDFTRICEESTTALFSDPDSAFVLVVDKARNDRQAVHALSVMTLSLLLGKQAGLSEQALRVLGTGALLHDIGARLITPSILRNPARNRHEEKFFRAHCRNGYDEALQAGALPPPILDAILSHHERCDGSGFPDRLMGNAIPLTARMVGIADRFDTLVNPGEPRLAIGPAEALATMWSRDQKGFDSGLLQLFVRAMGVYPPGSIVQLSDGQIGTVVGSAPVSKPLAPKVMIYAPEVPRHQAIIADLATQDVVTIERPLRLQDRSVEELNYLLPHRKVDWSCST, encoded by the coding sequence TTGTCTTCAAACCCGGACGAAGCGACCCCGCAGGAGGGGGAGATCCGTATCGACGCATCGCAACTGCGTCCAGGCGTGCATGTCCGTCTGCCGGTGTCGTGGGTCAAGCACCAGTTCATGTTCAGTTCCTTTGTGATCGAGAATGAAGAGCAGGTGCGTCTGATCGCCGCGATGAAACTGCCGCAACTGTTCTGCGACCCGGCGCGCTGCAAGGTGCCGCCACGGCCGCTCCAGGAGGTTGCGGCGGTCGACCACGATGCGGAGCTGGCCGCTCAGGCAGAACGGGAATCCCTGGCCGCGCTGGAAGCCGCTCGCATGGACGCCAGCCGTGAACGCGAGCGGATGATGGAGGGACTCCGGCAACGGCTGGTCAAGGCCGGACAGCTTCATCACAAAGCTGCAGCGACGGTGAGCAGCGCCATCCGGAATTTCGGTACCAGTCCCCGACAATCGGTCAAGGATTTCACCCGGATCTGCGAGGAATCGACCACCGCGCTATTCTCCGACCCGGACAGCGCCTTCGTGCTGGTCGTCGACAAGGCGCGGAACGACAGACAGGCGGTGCATGCGCTATCGGTGATGACCCTCTCGTTGCTGCTCGGCAAACAGGCAGGGTTGTCCGAGCAGGCCCTGCGCGTACTCGGCACCGGTGCGTTGCTCCATGACATCGGCGCACGACTGATTACTCCGTCGATCCTGCGCAACCCCGCGCGCAACCGCCACGAGGAAAAGTTCTTCCGGGCGCACTGCCGCAATGGCTACGACGAGGCCTTGCAGGCCGGTGCTCTGCCGCCACCGATACTGGATGCCATCCTGTCCCATCACGAACGCTGCGATGGCAGCGGTTTCCCCGATCGCCTCATGGGCAACGCGATCCCTCTGACGGCGCGGATGGTCGGCATTGCCGACCGTTTCGATACGCTGGTCAATCCGGGCGAACCCCGCCTGGCCATCGGTCCGGCGGAAGCCCTGGCGACGATGTGGTCCAGGGATCAGAAAGGCTTCGATAGCGGCCTGTTGCAACTTTTCGTGCGCGCGATGGGGGTCTATCCACCCGGCTCCATCGTACAGCTCAGCGATGGCCAGATCGGCACGGTCGTGGGCTCGGCGCCCGTCAGCAAGCCGCTCGCCCCCAAGGTGATGATCTATGCGCCCGAGGTACCTCGCCACCAGGCGATCATCGCCGATCTCGCAACGCAAGATGTGGTGACCATCGAGCGTCCTCTGCGCCTGCAGGATCGCTCCGTTGAAGAACTCAACTACCTGCTGCCACACCGCAAGGTGGACTGGTCCTGTTCGACATAG
- a CDS encoding DUF3391 domain-containing protein encodes MSPAPDAVTPNEGEICIDASQLRPGVHVRLPVPWVEHQFMFNSFVIADEEQARLIAAMKLPQLFCDPTRCKVPPLLRQEEQPGSDPEVAAEKDRLAALAARRMAEKRARAQVMSELRERLDKAQQHYLGAAREVSGAIQGFLLHPREAVERVARVSKDTTTALLADPDSAIVLIAEKAHDDGHAAHSLSVMTLALLLGKQAKIPEQALHSLGIGALLHDIGKLAIKASILRNNERNRYEEQIYQSHCRAGYDAAMRAGNLTPPLLEAILHHHERYDGSGFPDRLSGNAIPLSARLVAIANRFDNLVSPIDTRRALSPSEALSTMWTREQKYFDAALLQLFVRAMGVYPPGSIVQLSDGRIGAVVGSAPAGKPLSPKVMIYAPEVPRRQSIIIDLSSDDELKVDRPLRLQERPPEELDYLLPRRKINWSYMAQRP; translated from the coding sequence ATGTCGCCCGCTCCGGATGCCGTCACCCCGAACGAAGGGGAAATCTGCATCGATGCCTCGCAACTGCGTCCGGGGGTGCACGTCCGTTTGCCGGTGCCCTGGGTCGAGCACCAGTTCATGTTCAACTCCTTTGTCATTGCGGATGAAGAACAGGCGCGGCTGATCGCGGCGATGAAGCTGCCGCAACTGTTCTGCGACCCGACGCGTTGCAAGGTGCCACCGCTGCTCCGACAGGAGGAACAGCCGGGTAGCGATCCCGAGGTGGCTGCCGAAAAGGATCGCCTGGCGGCGCTGGCGGCACGGCGCATGGCCGAGAAGCGTGCGCGTGCGCAAGTCATGAGCGAACTCAGGGAACGCCTCGACAAGGCGCAGCAACACTACCTCGGCGCTGCCAGGGAAGTCAGTGGCGCCATCCAGGGCTTCCTGCTCCATCCCCGCGAGGCGGTCGAACGGGTCGCCAGGGTCAGCAAGGACACCACCACGGCGCTACTCGCCGATCCCGATAGCGCGATCGTGCTGATTGCCGAAAAGGCGCACGATGACGGTCATGCCGCACACTCGCTGTCGGTCATGACCCTGGCGCTACTGCTCGGCAAACAGGCAAAAATCCCGGAACAGGCCCTGCACTCGCTCGGCATCGGTGCACTGCTGCACGACATCGGCAAGCTCGCGATCAAGGCTTCGATTCTGCGCAACAACGAACGCAACCGATACGAGGAACAAATCTATCAGTCGCATTGCCGTGCCGGCTACGACGCGGCAATGCGTGCCGGCAACCTGACGCCGCCCTTGCTCGAAGCCATCCTGCACCACCACGAGCGTTACGACGGTAGCGGCTTTCCGGATCGCCTGAGCGGCAACGCAATTCCCCTGTCGGCACGGCTGGTAGCGATTGCCAACCGCTTCGACAATCTCGTCAGCCCGATCGACACGCGGCGCGCGCTGTCCCCTTCAGAAGCCCTGTCGACGATGTGGACACGCGAGCAGAAATATTTTGATGCGGCTCTGCTGCAACTCTTCGTGCGGGCGATGGGCGTCTATCCTCCGGGATCAATCGTGCAACTCAGCGACGGCCGCATCGGCGCCGTCGTCGGCTCGGCGCCCGCCGGCAAGCCGCTCTCGCCGAAGGTCATGATCTACGCCCCCGAGGTGCCGCGTCGCCAGTCGATCATCATCGATCTTTCGAGCGACGACGAGCTCAAGGTCGACCGCCCCTTGCGCCTGCAGGAACGCCCGCCAGAGGAACTCGATTACCTGCTGCCGCGCCGCAAGATCAACTGGTCCTACATGGCGCAACGGCCGTGA
- a CDS encoding lytic murein transglycosylase has protein sequence MQPISFALYLTLLSSTAAAQVSAERFSTCLATLRAESAAKGVSTAAFDRLTSGLTPDPSVLEFLDYQPEFRTPIWDYLASLVDDERVADALAMREKWAGTLAASAERYQVDGDTVIAVWGVESNFGRNFGKRPLLTSLGTLACFGRRQAYFRGEFLSTLKILDRGDIAPDRLVGSWAGAFGHTQFMPSTFLRLAVDGDGDGKRDLMDSVPDALASTANFLHKAGWRQGEPWGYEVVLPAGFDTSVSGRGNKRPLSSWIGRGIRRADGQPIVTSDAAAGLLLPAGPRGPAFLVFRNFDAIYGYNAAESYALAIAHLADRIKGGKVFVTPWPTDDPGLSRSERRELQTLLAGRGYPIGEIDGMIGANSRQAILAEQKRLGLTVDGRPGQKLLAALRAVPAGR, from the coding sequence ATGCAACCCATCAGTTTCGCTCTTTACCTGACCCTGCTCAGCTCCACTGCCGCTGCCCAGGTATCCGCCGAACGTTTCAGCACCTGCCTGGCGACGCTGCGCGCCGAGTCTGCGGCGAAGGGCGTTTCGACCGCCGCCTTCGATCGCCTGACCAGCGGCCTGACGCCGGACCCGAGCGTTCTTGAATTCCTCGACTATCAACCCGAGTTCCGGACACCGATCTGGGATTACCTGGCTAGCCTGGTCGACGATGAACGGGTTGCAGATGCGCTGGCAATGCGTGAGAAATGGGCCGGCACGCTGGCCGCGTCGGCCGAGCGCTATCAGGTCGATGGGGATACGGTGATTGCCGTCTGGGGCGTCGAGAGCAACTTCGGGCGCAACTTCGGCAAGCGCCCGCTGCTCACCTCGCTCGGCACACTCGCTTGCTTCGGGCGTCGGCAGGCCTATTTCCGTGGCGAATTTCTCAGCACGCTGAAGATTCTCGACCGCGGCGACATCGCGCCGGATCGGCTGGTGGGATCGTGGGCCGGTGCTTTCGGCCATACCCAGTTCATGCCTTCGACCTTCCTGCGCCTGGCCGTCGATGGTGATGGCGATGGCAAGCGCGACCTCATGGACAGCGTCCCCGATGCGCTCGCGTCGACCGCCAACTTCCTGCACAAGGCTGGCTGGCGCCAGGGCGAGCCCTGGGGTTACGAGGTCGTGCTGCCGGCCGGTTTCGACACCAGCGTATCCGGACGCGGCAACAAGCGGCCGCTGTCGTCCTGGATTGGGCGCGGTATCCGCCGTGCCGACGGGCAGCCGATCGTCACCTCGGATGCCGCTGCCGGACTCCTCCTCCCGGCGGGTCCGCGCGGACCGGCGTTCCTGGTATTTCGCAATTTCGACGCGATCTACGGCTACAACGCTGCCGAAAGCTATGCCCTGGCGATCGCCCATCTCGCCGACCGGATCAAGGGTGGCAAGGTTTTCGTCACCCCCTGGCCGACCGATGACCCCGGTTTGTCGCGGAGTGAACGCCGTGAGCTGCAAACGCTTCTCGCCGGCCGTGGCTACCCGATCGGCGAAATCGACGGCATGATCGGCGCCAACTCGCGTCAGGCTATTCTGGCCGAACAGAAACGTCTTGGCCTGACCGTCGATGGCCGTCCTGGACAGAAGCTGTTGGCCGCCCTGCGGGCCGTGCCGGCCGGCCGCTAA
- a CDS encoding coniferyl aldehyde dehydrogenase: MPHPDTLARRFSRLQAAARNDPHPGRALRERRLKALDRLLLDNEPAIADAIGRDFGHRSAAETRLLELFPSHAAICHARRHLRRWMQPQTRSVSLWFQPARAEVRYQPLGAVGIIVPWNYPIFLAAAPLSAALAAGNRALIKMSEITPATASLFAELVEKYFADDELSVVEGDVNVAREFSQLPFDHLLFTGSTPVGRQVMRAASENLTPVTLELGGKSPAIIGPALAPADFAHAVERIIIGKCLNAGQTCIAPDYVLLPAGQEQAFIEQARRVVAACYPDLEKTADYSTIVDQRQYARLSAYLEEARTSGATIVDLAADTVADPVRRRLPPMALLGAEDGLRVMQEEIFGPLLPLRPYRDLDEAIAFVNGRPRPLALYYFDSECMQIERILDETVSGGVTINDTILHIAQDDLPFGGVGPSGMGCYHGFAGFETFSVRKSVFRQSRWSGIGLFKPPYRRLFEHLTRILLR; encoded by the coding sequence ATGCCTCATCCCGATACCCTGGCAAGGCGCTTTTCCCGTTTGCAGGCGGCTGCACGCAACGATCCGCACCCCGGACGGGCACTGCGCGAGCGTCGCCTGAAGGCGCTCGATCGGCTTCTGCTCGACAACGAACCAGCGATTGCCGACGCAATAGGTCGCGATTTTGGCCATCGGTCGGCAGCCGAAACGCGCCTGCTCGAGCTTTTTCCAAGCCACGCAGCAATCTGCCATGCGCGCCGCCACCTGCGGCGCTGGATGCAGCCGCAGACACGTTCGGTTTCGCTGTGGTTTCAGCCCGCTCGGGCAGAAGTACGTTATCAGCCACTCGGTGCCGTCGGCATCATCGTTCCCTGGAACTACCCGATTTTTCTCGCTGCTGCGCCACTCAGCGCGGCCCTGGCGGCCGGCAACCGGGCTTTGATCAAGATGTCGGAAATCACCCCGGCAACCGCATCGCTGTTTGCCGAACTGGTCGAAAAATATTTCGCCGATGATGAGTTGTCCGTAGTCGAAGGTGACGTCAATGTGGCCAGGGAATTCTCGCAGCTTCCCTTCGACCATCTTTTGTTTACCGGTTCGACGCCGGTCGGTCGCCAGGTGATGCGCGCCGCATCGGAAAACCTGACACCAGTGACGCTCGAACTTGGCGGCAAGTCACCAGCGATCATCGGCCCGGCGCTGGCCCCTGCCGACTTTGCGCACGCCGTCGAGCGGATCATCATCGGCAAGTGCCTCAACGCCGGGCAGACCTGTATCGCTCCCGACTATGTGCTGCTGCCAGCCGGACAGGAACAGGCATTCATCGAGCAGGCGCGGCGTGTCGTCGCCGCCTGCTATCCCGATCTCGAAAAGACTGCAGACTATTCGACGATCGTCGATCAACGCCAGTACGCGCGCCTGTCGGCTTACCTTGAAGAAGCCAGGACGTCGGGAGCGACGATTGTCGATCTGGCAGCAGATACCGTCGCCGATCCGGTCAGGCGCCGTCTGCCGCCAATGGCACTGCTCGGGGCCGAGGACGGCTTGCGCGTGATGCAGGAGGAAATCTTCGGCCCACTGCTGCCGCTACGGCCCTATCGTGATCTCGACGAAGCGATTGCCTTCGTCAACGGCCGGCCGCGACCGCTGGCGCTGTATTACTTCGACAGCGAATGTATGCAGATAGAACGTATCCTAGACGAAACGGTCTCCGGGGGCGTGACGATCAACGACACCATCCTGCATATTGCGCAGGACGATCTGCCTTTCGGTGGCGTCGGGCCGAGCGGCATGGGTTGCTATCATGGTTTCGCAGGCTTTGAAACCTTCTCCGTCAGGAAGAGTGTTTTTCGGCAATCACGATGGTCCGGCATCGGTCTGTTCAAACCGCCTTACCGCCGCTTGTTCGAACACTTGACGAGGATCCTCCTGCGATGA